One Campylobacter concisus DNA window includes the following coding sequences:
- a CDS encoding class II 3-deoxy-7-phosphoheptulonate synthase, whose translation MTWNRDSWREFNILQQPTYPNLKELKEAEEKLKALPPLVFAGEARSLKNELAKVCNGEAFLLQGGDCAESFANFSANNIRDMFKVLLQMAIVLTFGGGCPVVKVGRVAGQFAKPRSSDYEEVNGVKLPSYRGDIINGFEFDEQARVPDPKRMIEAYYQSASTMNLLRAFSRGGLADLHQVHKWNLGFVKKPEIGEKYAKLADDLTKTLSFMAACGITSANTPAINQTAVYTSHEALLLPYEEALTRVDSLSGEWYDCSAHMLWIGERTRGINDAHVHFLSGVKNPIGVKIGPSAKAEEVVALANKLNPENEAGRLNVIIRMGADKIGENLPKILRELKREGLNIVYSIDPMHGNTVKTSNNYKTREFSKILSEVRNFFEIHKAEGTRAGGVHLEMTGKDVTECTGGALNITESSLKERYETQCDPRLNADQALELAFLMADLVKKA comes from the coding sequence ATGACTTGGAACAGAGATAGTTGGAGAGAATTTAACATCTTGCAACAACCAACTTATCCAAATTTAAAAGAGCTAAAAGAGGCTGAAGAAAAACTAAAAGCACTTCCGCCTTTGGTATTTGCTGGTGAGGCTAGAAGTCTTAAAAATGAGCTTGCAAAAGTTTGCAATGGCGAGGCCTTTTTGCTTCAAGGTGGCGACTGTGCTGAGAGTTTTGCAAATTTTAGCGCAAACAACATCAGAGATATGTTTAAGGTCTTGCTTCAAATGGCGATAGTTTTAACCTTTGGTGGTGGCTGTCCGGTGGTCAAAGTAGGCCGCGTGGCAGGGCAGTTTGCAAAGCCTAGAAGTAGCGACTATGAAGAGGTAAATGGAGTTAAATTACCAAGCTATAGAGGCGACATCATAAATGGCTTTGAATTTGACGAGCAGGCAAGAGTACCTGATCCAAAACGCATGATAGAAGCTTACTATCAAAGTGCTTCTACGATGAACCTCTTAAGAGCCTTTTCAAGAGGAGGTTTGGCCGACCTTCATCAGGTGCATAAGTGGAATTTAGGCTTTGTTAAAAAGCCAGAGATAGGCGAGAAATACGCAAAACTAGCTGATGATCTAACAAAAACTCTATCTTTCATGGCAGCTTGTGGCATCACTTCGGCAAACACCCCAGCGATAAATCAAACCGCAGTCTATACATCTCACGAGGCACTGCTTTTGCCTTATGAAGAGGCGCTAACTAGGGTTGATAGCCTTAGTGGCGAGTGGTATGATTGCTCGGCTCACATGCTTTGGATAGGCGAGAGAACACGCGGTATAAACGATGCTCACGTGCATTTTTTAAGTGGTGTGAAAAATCCTATCGGCGTAAAGATCGGACCAAGTGCAAAAGCTGAAGAAGTTGTCGCGCTTGCAAATAAGCTAAATCCAGAAAATGAAGCTGGCAGACTAAATGTGATAATCAGAATGGGCGCTGACAAGATCGGCGAAAATTTACCAAAAATTTTAAGAGAGCTAAAGCGCGAGGGGCTAAATATCGTTTATAGCATCGATCCGATGCATGGCAACACCGTTAAGACCTCAAACAACTACAAAACTCGTGAATTTAGTAAAATTTTAAGCGAGGTTAGAAACTTTTTTGAAATTCATAAAGCTGAGGGCACAAGAGCAGGTGGCGTGCATCTTGAGATGACTGGCAAAGATGTGACAGAGTGCACTGGTGGCGCGCTAAACATCACTGAAAGCTCGCTAAAAGAGAGATATGAGACGCAGTGCGATCCAAGACTAAATGCTGATCAGGCTTTAGAGCTTGCATTTTTGATGGCTGATCTAGTTAAAAAAGCTTAA